In the Desulfobulbaceae bacterium genome, one interval contains:
- a CDS encoding NAD-dependent epimerase/dehydratase family protein, whose protein sequence is MKKALVTGGGGFVGLAIVKRLLSEQVQVIVVGRQRYPEVERLGVECRRGDIRDGQFVDLAARGCDAVFHVAAKAGIWGSRQEYFSINLTGTQQVIRACLSNDIGMLVYTSTPSVVFARHDLAGVDESVPYARNFLCHYAHSKALAEDLVLKANGSSLRTVALRPHLVWGPGDTNLIPRLVDRGRRGLLKQVGDGKNLVDIAYIDNVVDAHLLAAANLVDSATAAGKAYFISQGGPVYLWGWINGLFAELGIPPVTRQVSFAKAYAAGVVMEAAYRLLRLPGEPLMTRFLALQLAKSHWFSTAAARRDLGYEARVSTPEGMKRLVASLSE, encoded by the coding sequence GGCGGATTTGTCGGACTTGCTATTGTCAAGCGCCTTTTATCTGAACAGGTTCAAGTGATTGTGGTCGGCAGGCAGCGCTACCCCGAGGTCGAACGTCTCGGGGTAGAGTGTCGGAGGGGGGATATCCGTGATGGACAGTTTGTCGATCTTGCGGCACGGGGATGTGATGCTGTCTTCCATGTAGCGGCCAAGGCCGGGATATGGGGCTCGCGGCAGGAATATTTCTCGATCAACCTTACAGGCACTCAACAGGTAATTCGTGCTTGTCTGAGCAATGATATCGGTATGTTGGTTTACACCAGCACACCCAGTGTGGTTTTTGCTCGCCATGATTTGGCTGGGGTTGATGAGTCAGTTCCTTACGCCAGGAATTTTCTATGCCATTACGCACATAGTAAGGCCCTGGCCGAGGACTTGGTATTGAAGGCCAATGGCTCGTCTTTGAGGACGGTGGCCTTGCGCCCCCATCTGGTATGGGGGCCGGGTGACACCAATCTCATTCCTCGCCTGGTTGATCGGGGTCGACGCGGTTTGCTAAAGCAGGTTGGCGACGGCAAGAACCTGGTTGATATCGCCTATATTGACAATGTGGTCGACGCCCATCTGCTGGCTGCGGCCAACCTCGTTGACAGTGCTACAGCAGCGGGTAAGGCCTACTTTATCTCTCAGGGTGGTCCGGTTTATCTCTGGGGGTGGATTAACGGCCTGTTTGCCGAACTGGGTATTCCACCAGTAACCAGGCAGGTCTCCTTTGCCAAGGCCTATGCCGCCGGAGTAGTGATGGAGGCAGCCTATCGACTCCTGCGTTTGCCCGGCGAGCCATTGATGACCCGTTTCCTGGCACTGCAACTTGCTAAGTCCCATTGGTTTTCTACTGCCGCCGCCCGTCGTGATCTGGGGTATGAGGCCAGAGTGTCTACTCCAGAGGGGATGAAACGACTGGTTGCTTCGCTTTCAGAGTGA